A stretch of Arthrobacter sp. NEB 688 DNA encodes these proteins:
- the dnaG gene encoding DNA primase, protein MPGLIRAEDIAAVKERSSIEDVVRDHVTLRGAGVGSLKGLCPFHDEKTPSFTVRPAVGSYHCFGCGEGGDVISFVQKVEHLTFSEAVERLAAKVGMELRYEEGGGPREGGVSLGKRSRLVEAHRVAEEYYTGMLLDRARADARVGRDFLRERGFDSGAVATFGVGFAPADGDALTRHLLQRGFTDDEVTTAGLSGRGSRGLYDRFRGRLVWPIRDTTGDTVGFGARRLFDEDRIAAKYLNTSETPIYKKATVLYGLDLAKKAIATDRRAVVVEGYTDVMAAHLAGVGGAVATCGTAFGVDHVKLLRRIMRDEADHAPARVVFTFDGDAAGQKAAMKAFGEDQRWAAQSFVAVAPEGMDPCELRLARGDAEVRALVDDAVPMFEFAVRTTIRRFDLETAEGRVQAMKAVAPIIGSIRDTSLRPEYVRTVSGWLGVEVEQVADAVRRAGKLTVPDDGPDRRHSGTDEVTEPAPGEGGPAMPMPDLRDPVVAAERQLLQTMLQYPSQYPESVLDGLPTEALTAPAHRAVLDGVRLAASTGHRTGSTSAWVAAVGEAVAAPVRPLVAELSVAPLPVRYDSSTGMPPQRYLDSLANGVRDAHLTRRIADAMASLRRVQNDPDVDAEALRERTTVLHALELERVRLRQGVTS, encoded by the coding sequence GTGCCGGGTCTCATCAGGGCGGAGGACATCGCCGCGGTCAAGGAGCGGTCCTCCATCGAGGACGTCGTGCGCGACCACGTCACCCTGCGCGGTGCCGGCGTCGGCTCGCTCAAGGGGCTGTGCCCCTTCCACGACGAGAAGACGCCGAGCTTCACCGTGCGCCCGGCCGTCGGCAGCTACCACTGCTTCGGCTGCGGCGAGGGCGGCGACGTCATCAGCTTCGTCCAGAAGGTCGAGCACCTCACCTTTTCCGAGGCCGTCGAGCGCCTCGCGGCCAAGGTCGGGATGGAGCTGCGCTACGAGGAGGGCGGCGGCCCCCGCGAGGGCGGCGTCTCGCTCGGCAAGCGCTCGCGGCTCGTCGAGGCCCACCGCGTCGCCGAGGAGTACTACACGGGGATGCTGCTCGACCGCGCGCGCGCCGATGCCCGCGTCGGGCGCGACTTCCTGCGCGAGCGGGGCTTCGACTCCGGCGCCGTCGCGACCTTCGGGGTGGGGTTCGCCCCGGCCGACGGCGACGCCCTGACGCGTCACCTGCTGCAGCGCGGGTTCACCGACGACGAGGTGACGACGGCGGGCCTCAGCGGGCGCGGCAGCCGGGGTCTCTACGACCGCTTCCGCGGCCGGCTCGTGTGGCCGATCCGCGACACCACCGGTGACACCGTGGGGTTCGGTGCGCGGCGCCTCTTCGACGAGGACCGCATCGCGGCCAAGTACCTCAACACCTCCGAGACCCCCATCTACAAGAAGGCGACCGTGCTCTACGGGCTGGACCTCGCGAAGAAGGCCATCGCCACCGACCGGCGCGCCGTCGTCGTCGAGGGCTACACCGACGTGATGGCGGCCCACCTGGCCGGCGTCGGGGGAGCGGTCGCCACGTGCGGCACCGCCTTCGGCGTCGACCACGTCAAGCTGCTGCGCCGCATCATGCGCGACGAGGCCGACCACGCCCCGGCCCGTGTCGTCTTCACCTTCGACGGCGACGCCGCCGGGCAGAAGGCCGCGATGAAGGCGTTCGGCGAGGACCAGCGCTGGGCGGCGCAGTCGTTCGTCGCCGTCGCCCCCGAGGGGATGGACCCCTGCGAGCTGCGGCTCGCCCGTGGCGACGCCGAGGTGCGGGCGCTCGTCGACGACGCCGTCCCGATGTTCGAGTTCGCGGTCCGCACGACCATCCGCCGCTTCGACCTCGAGACCGCCGAGGGGCGCGTGCAGGCGATGAAGGCCGTCGCGCCGATCATCGGCTCGATCCGCGACACCAGCCTGCGACCCGAGTACGTCCGCACCGTGTCGGGCTGGCTCGGTGTCGAGGTCGAGCAGGTCGCCGACGCGGTGCGGCGCGCCGGCAAGCTGACCGTCCCCGACGACGGTCCCGACCGCCGCCACAGCGGCACCGACGAGGTCACCGAACCCGCGCCGGGAGAGGGCGGTCCGGCGATGCCGATGCCCGACCTGCGCGACCCGGTCGTGGCCGCGGAGCGCCAGCTGCTCCAGACGATGCTCCAGTACCCCTCGCAGTACCCCGAGTCAGTCCTCGACGGCCTGCCCACGGAGGCGCTGACCGCCCCCGCGCACCGGGCCGTCCTCGACGGCGTGCGCCTCGCCGCGTCCACCGGGCACCGCACGGGCTCGACCTCCGCCTGGGTCGCCGCCGTGGGTGAGGCGGTCGCGGCCCCGGTGCGGCCGCTCGTCGCCGAGCTGTCGGTCGCGCCGCTCCCGGTGCGCTACGACAGCTCCACCGGGATGCCGCCCCAGCGCTACCTCGACAGCCTGGCCAACGGCGTCCGCGACGCCCACCTCACCCGCCGCATCGCCGACGCGATGGCCTCGCTGCGGCGGGTCCAGAACGACCCCGACGTCGACGCCGAGGCGCTGCGTGAGCGGACGACCGTCCTGCACGCGCTCGAGCTCGAACGCGTCCGCCTGCGGCAGGGAGTGACCTCGTGA
- a CDS encoding deoxyguanosinetriphosphate triphosphohydrolase — MTYSAHDRERWVAEDPAQKRSDRDDFARDRARLLHSSALRRLSAKTQVVAPSSDDFVRNRLTHSLEVAQIGREIGAALGCNPDVVDTACLAHDLGHPPFGHNGESALDAVAAGVGGFEGNAQTLRLLTRLEAKRAHADGRPAGLNLTRASLDATTKYPWRRGEGPTPTTKFGVYDDDLDVFTWFRADAPVGRRAFEAEVMDWADDVAYSVHDVEDAIASGWLDPRRLRDGADVDAVLEVAGRVYEPGLGADVLGAALERVLASGVVPAAHDGSRAALAALKDMTSRLIGRFAVAVEVETRAAYGDDALARHGATLVVPAQARAECAVLKAVAAHYVMLAAERVAVYEMQREVVAELVDAYRSDPARLDADLRADLDAAGDDAAALRVVVDQVASLTDVRALALHRAWCRRPSA, encoded by the coding sequence GTGACCTACTCCGCGCACGACCGCGAGCGCTGGGTCGCGGAGGACCCCGCGCAGAAGCGCTCGGACCGCGACGACTTCGCCCGCGACCGGGCCCGCCTCCTGCACTCCTCCGCGCTGCGCCGGCTCTCCGCGAAGACCCAGGTCGTCGCGCCCTCGTCCGACGACTTCGTCCGCAACCGGCTGACCCACTCGCTCGAGGTCGCCCAGATCGGCCGCGAGATCGGCGCCGCGCTCGGCTGCAACCCCGACGTCGTCGACACCGCCTGCCTCGCCCACGACCTCGGGCACCCGCCGTTCGGGCACAACGGCGAGTCGGCGCTGGACGCGGTCGCCGCCGGTGTCGGGGGCTTCGAGGGCAACGCCCAGACCCTGCGCCTGCTCACCCGGCTCGAGGCCAAGCGCGCCCACGCCGACGGCCGCCCGGCCGGTCTCAACCTCACGCGCGCCAGCCTCGACGCGACGACCAAGTACCCGTGGCGCCGCGGCGAAGGACCCACCCCGACGACGAAGTTCGGGGTCTACGACGACGACCTCGACGTCTTCACGTGGTTCCGCGCCGACGCCCCCGTCGGGCGCCGGGCGTTCGAGGCCGAGGTGATGGACTGGGCCGACGACGTCGCCTACTCCGTGCACGACGTCGAGGACGCCATCGCCTCCGGGTGGCTCGACCCCCGCCGGCTGCGCGACGGGGCCGACGTCGACGCCGTCCTCGAGGTCGCCGGCCGGGTCTACGAGCCGGGCCTGGGCGCCGACGTCCTCGGCGCCGCCCTCGAGCGCGTGCTGGCCTCCGGCGTCGTCCCGGCGGCCCACGACGGCTCCCGCGCCGCGCTCGCCGCGCTCAAGGACATGACCTCGCGCCTCATCGGCCGCTTCGCCGTCGCCGTCGAGGTCGAGACGCGGGCGGCGTACGGCGACGACGCCCTCGCCCGGCACGGGGCGACCCTCGTCGTGCCGGCGCAGGCGCGCGCCGAGTGCGCGGTGCTCAAGGCGGTCGCGGCGCACTACGTGATGCTCGCCGCCGAGCGGGTCGCGGTCTACGAGATGCAGCGGGAGGTCGTCGCCGAGCTCGTCGACGCCTACCGCTCCGACCCCGCCCGGCTCGATGCCGACCTGCGCGCCGACCTCGACGCCGCGGGCGACGACGCGGCCGCCCTGCGGGTCGTCGTCGACCAGGTCGCCTCGCTCACCGACGTCCGGGCGCTCGCGCTGCACCGGGCGTGGTGCCGCCGCCCGTCGGCCTGA
- a CDS encoding YdeI/OmpD-associated family protein has product MARVSESTGTPGGTAGQPALFFADGAEFGRWLAAHHDTAPELWMGLWKKDSGRGGITWAEAVREALCWGWIDSRAERIDEHARRQRWTPRRKGSTWSAVNVRAVEELTAQGRMQPSGLAAFALRREDRTGTYSFEQPERSLTAEQEAALAADPAAAAFWAVATPSYRKIVTHWLGDAKLQATRDKRLAELVEDCAAGRLVKFQRYGTPPAWVARAAAAAEAARGS; this is encoded by the coding sequence ATGGCCCGCGTGAGCGAGTCGACGGGGACCCCGGGCGGCACGGCGGGGCAGCCGGCGCTGTTCTTCGCCGACGGCGCGGAGTTCGGCCGCTGGCTCGCGGCGCACCACGACACCGCGCCGGAGCTCTGGATGGGTCTGTGGAAGAAGGACTCCGGCCGCGGCGGCATCACCTGGGCGGAGGCCGTGCGCGAGGCCCTGTGCTGGGGATGGATCGACAGCCGCGCCGAGCGCATCGACGAGCACGCCCGCCGTCAGCGCTGGACCCCGCGCCGCAAGGGCAGCACGTGGAGCGCCGTCAACGTCCGCGCCGTCGAGGAGCTGACGGCGCAGGGGCGGATGCAGCCGAGCGGCCTCGCCGCGTTCGCCCTGCGCCGCGAGGACCGCACCGGCACCTACTCCTTCGAGCAGCCGGAGCGGTCGCTCACCGCCGAGCAGGAGGCCGCCCTCGCCGCCGACCCCGCCGCCGCGGCGTTCTGGGCGGTCGCGACCCCCAGCTACCGCAAGATCGTCACGCACTGGCTCGGTGACGCCAAGCTGCAGGCCACCCGCGACAAGCGCCTCGCCGAGCTCGTCGAGGACTGCGCGGCAGGGCGGCTCGTCAAGTTCCAGCGGTACGGCACGCCCCCGGCCTGGGTGGCGCGGGCCGCTGCCGCCGCGGAGGCCGCGCGCGGGTCGTAG
- a CDS encoding DUF6308 family protein → MDNRLEVGGVTLDRPEALASAQTYLRGVGGYGYPAYDGYCAGGDSDRLSDGDLLAPGLLNVPVKLDAFYELQGVRTEIERRLRPLPLDLGLQDAGEGTIEALGNLFALVDDGIPGVRGTIFAKIVHRKRPALVPLYDKFVWRTYVEAPGSTIKRSRSRSWREFVPLLAAEMRRDLRRDPDFFDAVVQSSGTAVSITRLRALDIVAWQAGKQVHSLKHPTVAVD, encoded by the coding sequence ATGGACAACCGACTGGAGGTCGGCGGGGTGACGCTCGACAGGCCTGAGGCGCTGGCGTCTGCCCAGACCTATCTGCGCGGTGTCGGGGGATACGGATATCCGGCTTATGACGGTTACTGCGCAGGTGGCGACTCGGATCGGCTCTCCGACGGTGACCTGCTCGCTCCCGGCCTTCTCAACGTCCCGGTCAAACTCGACGCCTTCTACGAGCTGCAGGGCGTTCGAACCGAGATCGAAAGGCGGCTCAGACCGTTGCCTCTTGACCTCGGCTTGCAGGACGCTGGCGAGGGAACGATCGAGGCTCTTGGGAATCTGTTCGCTTTGGTGGACGACGGTATCCCTGGCGTGCGCGGCACCATCTTCGCGAAGATCGTGCATCGGAAGCGGCCCGCTCTCGTTCCCCTATACGACAAGTTCGTGTGGCGGACCTACGTCGAGGCTCCGGGCAGCACCATCAAGCGATCACGGTCCAGGTCATGGCGTGAGTTCGTGCCACTGCTCGCCGCTGAGATGAGGAGGGATCTCAGGCGGGATCCTGACTTTTTCGACGCGGTTGTTCAGTCCTCTGGCACGGCAGTGAGCATCACCCGGTTGCGTGCTCTCGACATCGTGGCGTGGCAGGCGGGCAAGCAGGTGCACTCGCTCAAACATCCCACTGTTGCGGTCGACTGA
- the dusB gene encoding tRNA dihydrouridine synthase DusB, which translates to MTATTAPTTSAPVLPPLRIGKHVVESPVVLAPMAGITNRAFRRLCREYGAAGLEAGGASGATSLYVAEMVTSRALVERTPETMRLISHDPQEHPRSVQLYSVDPATAGLAARMLVTEDRADHIDLNFGCPVPKVTRKGGGSALPWKTDLLRGIVRAVVREAAPYDVPVTVKMRVGIDADHVTYLDAGRIAEAEGVAAVALHGRTAAQSYSGQADWEAIARLKEAVTTVPVLGNGDIWSAEDALEMVRRTGCDGVVVGRGCLGRPWLFTDLAAAFAGSGYRVEPGLREVTSVLRRHAEYLVEFYDGDELRGCRDIRKHIAWYLKGFPAGSTVRSQLALVDSLAALDDLIATMDLDAPWPGEPAEGPRGRAGSPRVVALPENWLLSRELDDAQRAQVAQAELSVSGG; encoded by the coding sequence ATGACCGCCACCACCGCCCCCACCACGTCCGCGCCCGTGCTGCCGCCGCTGCGCATCGGCAAGCACGTCGTCGAGTCGCCCGTCGTCCTCGCGCCGATGGCCGGCATCACCAACCGCGCCTTCCGCCGGCTGTGCCGCGAGTACGGCGCGGCCGGGCTCGAGGCCGGTGGGGCGTCGGGGGCGACGAGCCTCTACGTCGCCGAGATGGTCACCTCGCGGGCGCTCGTCGAGCGCACCCCCGAGACGATGCGCCTCATCTCGCACGACCCGCAGGAGCACCCGCGCTCGGTGCAGCTGTACTCGGTCGACCCCGCGACGGCCGGTCTCGCCGCGCGGATGCTCGTCACCGAGGACCGCGCCGACCACATCGACCTCAACTTCGGCTGCCCCGTGCCCAAGGTGACGCGCAAGGGCGGCGGCTCGGCCCTGCCGTGGAAGACCGACCTGCTCCGCGGCATCGTCCGCGCGGTCGTGCGCGAGGCGGCGCCGTACGACGTGCCGGTCACGGTCAAGATGCGCGTCGGCATCGACGCCGACCACGTCACCTACCTCGACGCGGGCCGCATCGCCGAGGCCGAGGGCGTGGCCGCCGTGGCGCTGCACGGGCGCACCGCCGCGCAGTCCTACTCCGGCCAGGCCGACTGGGAGGCGATCGCCCGACTCAAGGAGGCCGTGACGACGGTGCCGGTGCTCGGCAACGGCGACATCTGGTCCGCCGAGGACGCCCTCGAGATGGTCCGGCGCACCGGCTGCGACGGCGTCGTCGTCGGGCGCGGCTGTCTCGGGCGGCCGTGGCTGTTCACGGACCTGGCTGCCGCCTTCGCCGGGTCCGGCTACCGGGTCGAGCCGGGCCTGCGCGAGGTGACGTCGGTGCTGCGCCGGCACGCGGAGTACCTCGTCGAGTTCTACGACGGCGACGAGCTGCGCGGCTGCCGCGACATCCGCAAGCACATCGCCTGGTACCTCAAGGGCTTCCCGGCGGGCTCGACGGTGCGCAGCCAGCTGGCGCTCGTCGACTCCCTCGCGGCGCTCGACGACCTCATCGCGACGATGGACCTCGACGCGCCGTGGCCCGGCGAGCCGGCCGAGGGGCCGCGCGGCCGGGCGGGCTCGCCGCGCGTGGTCGCGCTGCCGGAGAACTGGCTGCTCTCGCGCGAGCTCGACGACGCCCAGCGGGCGCAGGTGGCCCAGGCCGAGCTGTCGGTCTCCGGGGGCTGA
- a CDS encoding MmcQ/YjbR family DNA-binding protein, with protein MAHPPMFDEDDPLLHRLRGVALALPDAAEKVSHGHPAFFTTKVFAYFGGSRRVDGDWEQHEQAVLVLPDPVEREALLHDPRVWLPAYLGPSGWLGLDLDATTDWDEVAELVESSYRQTAGVRRVRALDAR; from the coding sequence ATGGCGCACCCGCCGATGTTCGACGAGGACGACCCGCTGCTGCACCGCCTGCGCGGGGTCGCGCTCGCGCTGCCGGACGCGGCCGAGAAGGTCAGCCACGGCCACCCGGCGTTCTTCACGACGAAGGTGTTCGCGTACTTCGGCGGCTCGCGCCGGGTCGACGGCGACTGGGAGCAGCACGAGCAGGCCGTCCTCGTCCTCCCCGACCCCGTCGAGCGCGAGGCCCTCCTGCACGACCCCCGCGTCTGGCTGCCGGCCTACCTCGGCCCGTCCGGATGGCTGGGGCTCGACCTCGACGCCACGACCGACTGGGACGAGGTCGCCGAGCTCGTCGAGTCCTCGTACCGGCAGACCGCCGGTGTGCGCCGGGTCAGGGCGCTCGACGCCCGCTGA
- a CDS encoding alpha/beta hydrolase — protein MPRPVRLVLVHGSQLSHAMWARYEALLGPDVELVLPDLPAHGSRRGETFSWESALAVVGEAVEGGDPDVPVVLAGHSLGGYLVMAWAARHPDRLAGLALLGASAVPAGPGAALYRAIAGVEQRLGADRMSRALDRQFDTMLPPAFAALLKEAGYGFDGIPAAWAGVMGECRPSMLAEVTAPVLLVNGQLDQLRVDARRFRRAARSAPWVHVVTVRRGLHVFPLTHPAETVAALWELVAWARR, from the coding sequence GTGCCCCGCCCCGTCCGGCTCGTCCTCGTCCACGGCTCGCAGCTGAGCCACGCGATGTGGGCCCGCTACGAGGCGCTGCTCGGCCCGGACGTCGAGCTCGTCCTGCCAGACCTGCCGGCGCACGGCAGCCGTCGCGGCGAGACGTTCTCGTGGGAGTCCGCGCTCGCCGTCGTCGGGGAGGCCGTCGAGGGCGGCGACCCGGACGTGCCGGTCGTCCTCGCCGGTCACAGCCTGGGCGGCTACCTCGTGATGGCCTGGGCGGCACGGCATCCCGACCGGCTCGCCGGGCTGGCGCTGCTCGGGGCGTCCGCCGTCCCGGCCGGTCCGGGCGCCGCGCTGTACCGGGCCATCGCCGGCGTCGAGCAGCGGCTCGGGGCCGACCGGATGTCCCGCGCGCTCGACCGCCAGTTCGACACGATGCTGCCCCCGGCGTTCGCGGCGCTGCTCAAGGAGGCCGGCTACGGGTTCGACGGCATCCCCGCCGCGTGGGCCGGCGTCATGGGGGAGTGCCGCCCCTCGATGCTCGCCGAGGTCACCGCGCCGGTGCTCCTCGTCAACGGGCAGCTCGACCAGCTGCGCGTCGACGCGCGCCGCTTCCGCCGGGCCGCGCGCTCCGCGCCGTGGGTGCACGTCGTCACGGTGCGGCGCGGGCTGCACGTCTTCCCACTGACGCACCCGGCCGAGACGGTCGCCGCCCTCTGGGAGCTCGTCGCGTGGGCGCGGCGCTGA
- a CDS encoding sulfurtransferase: protein MSALITADDLATARSRGEVRVLDVQYALTGTPGRELYAAGHLPGAPFLDLDTALAGPPGAGGRHPLPDPEVLQAALRACGVGDDDEVVVYDQRTSLSAARAWWVLRWAGHPQVRVLDGGLAAWVRAGEPVTTDVPSPEPGDLVVRAGSVPVLDADGAAAMARHGVLLDVRAPERYRGEVEPIDPEAGHVPGAVNLPMTEMLAADGTFLPPARLREVAAAAGVHRDTPVGTSCGSGVTAAQMALALHEVRIDAVPYVGSWSGWIADPSRPRATGPTP, encoded by the coding sequence GTGAGCGCCCTCATCACCGCCGACGACCTCGCGACCGCGCGCTCGCGGGGCGAGGTCCGCGTCCTCGACGTGCAGTACGCCCTGACCGGCACGCCGGGTCGCGAGCTCTACGCGGCCGGGCACCTGCCGGGGGCGCCGTTCCTCGACCTCGACACCGCGCTCGCCGGCCCGCCCGGCGCCGGTGGCCGCCACCCGCTGCCCGACCCGGAGGTCCTCCAGGCGGCGCTGCGGGCGTGCGGGGTCGGCGACGACGACGAGGTCGTGGTCTACGACCAGCGCACCTCGCTCTCGGCCGCGCGCGCCTGGTGGGTGCTGCGCTGGGCCGGGCACCCGCAGGTGCGGGTCCTCGACGGCGGCCTCGCGGCGTGGGTGCGCGCCGGCGAGCCGGTGACGACCGACGTCCCCTCCCCCGAGCCCGGCGACCTCGTCGTGCGCGCCGGGTCGGTGCCCGTGCTGGACGCCGACGGCGCCGCCGCGATGGCCCGCCACGGTGTCCTGCTCGACGTGCGCGCCCCCGAGCGCTACCGCGGCGAGGTCGAGCCGATCGACCCCGAGGCCGGGCACGTGCCGGGCGCGGTCAACCTGCCGATGACCGAGATGCTCGCCGCCGACGGCACGTTCCTGCCGCCCGCGCGCCTGCGCGAGGTCGCCGCCGCGGCGGGCGTCCACCGCGACACCCCGGTCGGGACGTCGTGCGGATCCGGCGTGACGGCCGCCCAGATGGCCCTCGCGCTGCACGAGGTCCGCATCGACGCCGTGCCCTACGTCGGCTCGTGGAGCGGCTGGATCGCCGACCCGTCCCGCCCGCGGGCCACCGGCCCGACTCCCTGA
- a CDS encoding hemolysin family protein, which translates to MPPVLGDIALVVVFVLVGGVFSGTELALVSLRESQLVQLERQGRRGAKVASVARNPNRFLAAVQIGVTFAGFLSAAFGASTISPYLTPVLVGWGLPEGAAATVSLIALTVAIAYVSLVLGELVPKRIALQRSTAVALLVAPGVDRFAAVMRPVIRLLSVSTDAVVRLLGLDPKASGEEISEEELQHLVTSTDAIPADRRAVLGEVFSAAQHSMTEVMTPRHEVAFLDADLELPAAVAAVAGRPHSRYPVIGTDFDDVLGFVHVRDLHEAAGGDARTVRDVTRPIVALPGTNRLLPSLTTLRHERAHIAVVVDEYGGTDGIVTLEDLVEELVGEIWDERDVVPREAVDPDGEVLDARSTLEDFAERTGLELPDTGAYETVGGFVLAQLGRVAVAGDRVPVQDRVIEVLEVDGHRIGRVRLLRPV; encoded by the coding sequence GTGCCTCCCGTCCTGGGCGACATCGCGCTCGTCGTCGTGTTCGTCCTGGTCGGAGGCGTGTTCTCCGGCACCGAGCTGGCGCTCGTCTCGTTGCGCGAGAGCCAGCTCGTCCAGCTGGAGCGGCAGGGCCGTCGCGGCGCGAAGGTCGCCAGCGTCGCCCGCAACCCCAACCGCTTCCTCGCCGCCGTGCAGATCGGCGTCACCTTCGCCGGCTTCCTGTCGGCGGCGTTCGGCGCCTCCACGATCTCGCCGTACCTGACACCGGTGCTCGTGGGATGGGGGCTGCCCGAGGGCGCTGCCGCGACGGTCTCGCTCATCGCGCTGACCGTCGCCATCGCCTACGTCTCGCTCGTGCTCGGCGAGCTCGTGCCCAAGCGGATCGCCCTGCAGCGCTCGACCGCCGTGGCCCTGCTCGTCGCCCCCGGGGTCGACCGGTTCGCCGCGGTGATGCGGCCGGTCATCCGCCTGCTGTCGGTCTCGACGGACGCGGTCGTGCGGCTGCTCGGGCTGGACCCCAAGGCCTCGGGCGAGGAGATCTCGGAGGAGGAGCTGCAGCACCTCGTCACCTCGACCGACGCCATCCCGGCCGACCGCCGCGCCGTGCTCGGCGAGGTGTTCAGTGCCGCGCAGCACTCGATGACCGAGGTGATGACGCCGCGGCACGAGGTCGCCTTCCTCGACGCCGACCTCGAGCTGCCGGCGGCGGTCGCCGCGGTCGCCGGCCGGCCGCACTCGCGCTACCCGGTCATCGGCACCGACTTCGACGACGTCCTCGGGTTCGTCCACGTCCGCGACCTGCACGAGGCGGCCGGCGGCGACGCCCGCACGGTGCGGGACGTGACGCGGCCGATCGTCGCGCTGCCCGGCACCAACCGGCTGCTGCCGTCGCTGACGACGCTGCGCCACGAGCGGGCGCACATCGCCGTCGTCGTCGACGAGTACGGCGGCACCGACGGCATCGTCACGCTGGAGGACCTCGTCGAGGAGCTCGTCGGCGAGATCTGGGACGAGCGCGACGTCGTGCCGCGCGAGGCCGTCGACCCGGACGGCGAGGTGCTCGACGCCCGCTCGACGCTCGAGGACTTCGCGGAGCGGACCGGGCTCGAGCTGCCGGACACCGGGGCCTACGAGACGGTCGGCGGGTTCGTGCTGGCGCAGCTCGGGCGGGTCGCCGTGGCCGGTGACCGGGTCCCGGTGCAGGACAGGGTCATCGAGGTGCTCGAGGTCGACGGCCACCGCATCGGCCGGGTCCGCCTCCTCCGCCCCGTCTGA